The following is a genomic window from Polaribacter atrinae.
ATTTTTATAAAAAAATCTACTTTTTTCTTTTCTGGAATTAGATATGTTATTGTTTCTGATGTTAATAATAACTCGTTAGACGCTGTTTGGTTTTCTGTTCTATAACTGTTCGTTATTAGAAACCAGACGTAATCATATTCTATATTTTCGTAATTATATATAGAAAAAGAGGCTTTCTTTTCTTCTATAACAAATTCTAAATCTTCTTTTGCTTTATAAAACCTGGTATTTAGGTTTTTATTTAATAAGTAGGCAAGTTTATAGTCTTCTAAAGTAGAATGGATTCCTATTAAAGAATATTCTTCTTCGCAAAATTCGTCCATTTCTAAAGCGTGTACCTGCATAGATTATAACTAATACTCGTTTTTATGAAAAAACAAAATTACTAATTGTTTATGAACTTTACCGTTAATTTTAACGAAAACGTTATCGTGAGTTAGCCTAAATTAATTTCTTTTTGAAATGCAAAATAGACTCTTTTAGCAGCTTGCTCTTCTGCTTTTTTCTTAGAAGTAGCTCTACCTTTAGCTATCTGTTCTCCGTCTATACTTACCTTTACACTAAAGTGTTTGATAGCTTCGTTACCAGAATCTTCATAGGTTTCAAAAGTATATTTCTTCTTTTGTTTCTGACACCATTCTATAATAAGACCTTTGTAGCTAGTAACTTTTCCTTCTAGCTTTTCAATATCTACATAAGGAACAATTACATTCTCATAAATAAATTTCTGGCAAGTATTGTAGTTTTTATCTAAATAAATAGCACCTACTAATGCTTCAAAAATATTACCATGAATGTTATCTCCAACATTAGCTTGATCTATATTACTTTTTACGAAACGTATT
Proteins encoded in this region:
- a CDS encoding IPExxxVDY family protein; this encodes MQVHALEMDEFCEEEYSLIGIHSTLEDYKLAYLLNKNLNTRFYKAKEDLEFVIEEKKASFSIYNYENIEYDYVWFLITNSYRTENQTASNELLLTSETITYLIPEKKKVDFFIKICGDIEYEFVMKTLNRIKSIENVITAYSIDKNTLKSKDFLIF
- the rnc gene encoding ribonuclease III is translated as MNFIRKIVKPHSEEDARLYNELKKLLNFSPRRINKYKKAFTHRSVQMLDSKGIPINYERLEFLGDSILGSVIASYLYKKVPTGSEGYLTQMRSKIVSREHLNELGKDLNLIRFVKSNIDQANVGDNIHGNIFEALVGAIYLDKNYNTCQKFIYENVIVPYVDIEKLEGKVTSYKGLIIEWCQKQKKKYTFETYEDSGNEAIKHFSVKVSIDGEQIAKGRATSKKKAEEQAAKRVYFAFQKEINLG